The Malassezia japonica chromosome 9, complete sequence genomic interval AGGGCAAGTTCAACATGACCCCGCTGGTCACGAGCCACAAGACCCTCGACAACATGATGGTCATGCTCGTGGTTCTCTCGACGATCATGCTCGTCAAGACGATCTTCCTCACTATCTCGTTCGTGCTCGTACTCCTGTTCTTTATCACGCCGTTCTACTACGTGTTCTGTATCCTGGAGGACCTGGCGTTCTGTGTCATTCTCTCCAGCCCAGAGGCCGTGATGCTCTTTGAGCCGTCGCGCCACATGCCggaggcgcgcagcgagatGATGAACAAGGACACTGTGAACCCTCTTCCGCTCTCGCAGCACCAGCACGACCAGCGGGCGGCGTACCACAACCAATACTCAGGCCAGCCCAACGAGAACCACGAGGCAATCACGATGCCCGCCCAGGACCAAGAAGCCAATGCTCCTTACCTCGCTGCGCAGAACATGCAGCAGGAGAACAACGAGATCCGCCCCGTTGCCTACTAAGCTAAAAAAAAAACCCTCTTTTGACGTCGCATGGTGCACGTTCCATTCCTTCTGCCCTTCTATTCGCGCATCAGTAATGGCAGCGTATCGCGCACGTGGAACCCTTGATGCACGGTAATGGTGTAAACGCGTCGCATAATAGATGTAGCTCGGTCACCGCCTAGCATAGCATAATATTGTTAATGTAATTAGACCCTTCTTGTGGCCGAATTCGACCATGCGAATTCCGCTAGGGAGGAAAAGAGCGTGGGGAGGGGTGGGGGCGCTGGCAAACAAGAAATTCACTAGATGCACCAGTTGATCACCGCAGGCTGTACACGAAACAGCTCTCGCCCTTCGAGAACAAAGAACAGAACGGAAGCCTGCCTTTGGACGGCCTCCTTCTCCGTCTGGCAGTCGAGAACAATAAAATTGGCCGGCTTACCTTTTTCCAGACCATAATCGGGGTAGAGCTGGAGGTTGTGTGCAGGGTTGGTCGTGACAAAGTCCaggcagctcgccaagtAGTCTCCAGAGAGCATGTGGCACACATGCAGTCCCGCATCCAAGTTCCTCAGGGGGTTTCCTACGCCCATCGGGTACCACGGGTCTTCAATCGAGTCCTGACCAAAGGCAACGCGCAGACCAGCATCAGCAAGTGTGCGCACGGGAGCCACCCCACGGGGCACCGGAGCGCTAAGGCCACGACCTTGCAGCTGCAGATTCTCGTTGGGACACACGGCAAAGCCGATTCCTGCCGCAACAAGCTTGGGAAGCAGGCGCGCCATATAAGCCGGGCTATAATATGCCATAGCGACAACATGGCTAGCAGTTACGCGCCCTTGCATTCTGCGCTTTATCGTTTCAGCAGCCATCACTTCAAGGAATCGGGAGTGCGAATCGTCGATCTCGTCACAGTGAATGTCCACCAGTGCGTTGTACTCTTGGGCAAGATCAAAAATAAACTTGACCGATTCCACGCCATCTTCTCTGGTAGGTTCCAGGTGAGGAATACCGCCAACTACATCGGCACCCATATCCATCGCCTTCTTCATAAGGTCACGTCCTTGTGGGAAGGCGATAATACCGTTCTGGGGGAATGCAACAATCTGCAAGTTGCACCAGTCTGCAATCTCTTTTTTGAGCTCCAATAGCGCTTTTAGTGCAACCAGATCAGGGTCTGTCACATCCACATGCGATCGAATAAAGCCTACGCCAAAGGAGATGGCCGACCTTGCGGCCGCATAGGCATTGCGCTTAATTTCATCGTGGTTGTTCAGCCCGGCCTTTTTTCTTTCCCCCCAAATCTCGATAGCCTCAAAAAGTGTGCCAGACCGGTTAATACGTGGCACACCTGCGGTATTGGCATAATCAAGATGAATATGATTCTCGACAAAGGGCGAGCATACCAACTTGCCAGCGGCATCATAATCGCCTTCACTAGTTCCTGCTTTCGGGGAAGGCGTAATCGCGGAAATCAACCCATTCTCCACATGAATGTTCCACAGACCTTCACGTCCGCGAAGTACTGCGCTAGTAACGATCATTGTGGTAGTTCTCAATACGGCCAAGGCTGAGTCGAATGGAATGCACGGACATTCATTTGCGTATGAATCTTACAGCCGACGTAAGAATTATCCATCTTGGCACTGTGTggaggcgcgccttgtGCCGCCACGGCTTTGGGCGGAATTATTTCTGCCAATGAGAACCGCGTATGGGGGGAAGAGTAACGGCGGTTTAGGCCGGATCTAGTTCGGCATTCCTAGGCACTAAAACGTTGTGGTCTGTGCGTAGTCCTTGACAAAGCTGAAAACGTAGAATGGTGGCAGAGGGCACCGTTATAAATAGGCAAGAGAAATGCCTCGTACAAGTGCGCTCTTTAGCAAACATCTCTTGCCACAGCTCTTCAGTCTAAGTATTCCCTGAGCAATGGCATCTTCCACAACATTAGCATCCCCTGGAATGATGGAGAAGGGCGAGGTGCACCACGCAGGTGCAGCCCACCACCACCACCACCACCATGTTGATGAGGACGTTGGCCCTTTCCCTGAACACGTTGGCCGCGACGAGATGATCGATGAAGACCTCGAACCTGTCGCAGAGGATGACAATATCAACGAAAAGGGAGACCCGTTTTTGGTTCAATTCTCGGAGAATGACCCGGGTAACCCCAAGAACTACTCGTTTACCCGGAAGTGGTTCATCACTGCCTTCACTGCCGTTCTTTGCTTCAGCGTTGCTGTTGGTTCTTCGATGCCTACTGGTGACCTTCCTGGCGCGGGTGAAGCATTGGGTGTGGGCCAGGTCCCTATTAACCTGAGCATTACGCTCTTCGTTGCCGGCTTCGGCTTTGGTCCCATGTTTTTTGCTCCCCTGAGTGAGATTTACGGTCGCTGGGTAATTTATGTGATTTCGGGCTTTCTCTACTTCATCTTCACTCTGCCTTGCGCCCTCGCGCCTAATCTGGCTACACTGCTTGCCGCTCGTATGATTGCCGGCCTCGCTGCCAGTGTGCCCATGACCAACGTCGGTGGCACGCTGAGTGACATTTGGCGTCCGGAGGACAAGGGTCTTCCCATGGCCATCTTCTCATCTGTTCTGTTCATCGGTCCTTCGGCTGGTCCGTTGATTGGCGGCGCCATTACTTCCGGTACTAACATGATTGATGGCTGGCGCTACATTTACTGGACCCTGTTTGCATTTGTCGGCATCATCTGGATTCTGACTCTGCCTACGACCGAAACCCTGGCCCCCGTTCTACtgaagcgccgcgccaagaAGCTGCGTAAGGAGACGGGCGACGAGAGGTACATGACCATGCAAGAGAGGAACCCGATGGATCTCAAGAAGATCCTTGTCATCTCTCTTCTGCGTCCCTTTGAGCTGCTTGTGATGGAGCCTATCCTGATTGCTTTCTCGCTCTATCTCTGCCTTGTTTATGCTCTGCTGTACTTGATGTTCTTCGCATACCCCATTATTTTCGAAGAAGGACATGGATTCAACCCTCTGCAAGTCGGCTTGTGCTTCATCTCCCTGATTATCGGTATTTTGCTTTCCATCCTCTTCATTTGGTTTGTGATGGAGCCGATGACCAAGCGCCGTATTGAGGCGCGCGGACACCCTGTCCCTGAG includes:
- a CDS encoding uncharacterized protein (TransMembrane:12 (i79-97o117-138i145-166o172-194i206-227o239-267i314-338o350-372i393-414o420-441i462-480o486-506i); EggNog:ENOG503NTW3; COG:S) — protein: MMEKGEVHHAGAAHHHHHHHVDEDVGPFPEHVGRDEMIDEDLEPVAEDDNINEKGDPFLVQFSENDPGNPKNYSFTRKWFITAFTAVLCFSVAVGSSMPTGDLPGAGEALGVGQVPINLSITLFVAGFGFGPMFFAPLSEIYGRWVIYVISGFLYFIFTLPCALAPNLATLLAARMIAGLAASVPMTNVGGTLSDIWRPEDKGLPMAIFSSVLFIGPSAGPLIGGAITSGTNMIDGWRYIYWTLFAFVGIIWILTLPTTETLAPVLLKRRAKKLRKETGDERYMTMQERNPMDLKKILVISLLRPFELLVMEPILIAFSLYLCLVYALLYLMFFAYPIIFEEGHGFNPLQVGLCFISLIIGILLSILFIWFVMEPMTKRRIEARGHPVPEDRLPLMFIGAIALPMSLFILAWTSMPSVHWAGPLVAGIPTGASFVMIYISANSYLVDCYPKVAASALAAKTLLRSLCGAAVPTFVFQMFHAMHNQWALTMLALVSVLMAPIPFFFYKYGPMMREKSKFASGDDDN